From a single Apium graveolens cultivar Ventura chromosome 2, ASM990537v1, whole genome shotgun sequence genomic region:
- the LOC141701480 gene encoding uncharacterized protein LOC141701480 — METIFHALVQCRVATMCWKIFDPGINTETTMDFSAWLQGKLEPISKRDKARMITLCWGIWRARNDVIWNNRRQPALKIIAKTWEYLIQWIVALERVTRVPTQPHVMGDGAIYWEKPQLNVVKITVDATIFEKEGLAGVGLIARDHDGQPLLARTKLYAEVMQPILVEALAVKEALSWLKDMGWMVTIIESDCQVVVQMIRSKTPMCSKLGSVIEDCREYLSQYNNLQLYFIKRSANLSAHELARASHMYPDRTFDWRSVPVNVKSCIFKDLME; from the coding sequence ATGGAAACAATATTTCATGCGTTGGTTCAGTGTAGAGTTGCAACTATGTGTTGGAAAATTTTTGATCCTGGTATTAACACAGAGACGACCATGGACTTCTCAGCGTGGCTCCAGGGTAAACTAGAACCTATTTCTAAACGGGACAAAGCAAGGATGATCACATTATGCTGGGGAATTTGGAGAGCTAGAAATGATGTTATCTGGAATAATAGGAGACAACCAGCCTTAAAAATTATTGCAAAAACTTGGGAGTATCTTATACAGTGGATAGTGGCCCTGGAAAGAGTTACAAGAGTACCAACTCAACCTCATGTGATGGGAGATGGTGCTATATActgggaaaagcctcaacttaatgTAGTAAAGATCACAGTGGACGCAACAATTTTTGAGAAGGAAGGTCTTGCAGGTGTTGGCCTCATTGCTCGGGATCATGACGGGCAACCACTTTTAGCTCGAACTAAACTCTATGCAGAGGTGATGCAACCCATTCTAGTTGAAGCTCTTGCTGTTAAAGAAGCTCTGAGTTGGCTGAAAGATATGGGATGGATGGTAACCATCATTGAATCTGATTGTCAGGTGGTGGTTCAAATGATCAGAAGTAAGACTCCTATGTGTTCTAAACTTGGTTCAGTGATTGAAGATTGCAGGGAGTACTTAAGCCAATATAACAACTTACAATTGTATTTCATCAAACGGTCTGCGAATTTGTCAGCACATGAATTAGCTCGTGCCTCACATATGTATCCTGATCGTACATTTGATTGGAGGTCTGTTCCAGTCAATGTTAAATCTTGTATTTTCAAAGATTTAATGGAGTAA